Part of the Candidatus Poseidoniia archaeon genome, TGGCTCGCGGCGAGCTGACGCAGGCGGACGCGCAGAAGCTGCTCGGCACCCGCGGTGACGAGCAGCTCGGCGCCATCCGGCACGAGACGCCGGCGCCGGAGCAGCTCTCGATTTTTGCAATTATCATGCTGCTGATGGTGGTGCAACTGCTCTACGACGCGCTCTTCATCTACGGACTGCTCGAGGGGTGGGACCAGACTTTCCTCTCGTTCATCATCGGAATGGCGATGCTGACGTTCGGGCTGATGCTCGACCTCTACCGCCGCAGCTTCCTGCCCGACGTACTTGAGACCAAGCGCCGCCGCGACAAGGTCGTGCCGCGGCTGGAGCGATAGATGGCGGTCACGCGACGCGACTTCCTGAAAGGCGCGCTGGCGCTTGCCGGCAGCGGCCTTGGCGGTGCGCTGGCAGTGCCGGGACTCAAGACGCTGCTGCCGCCACCGGTAACGCACTGCAACCCAGACGAGGTGCATGACACGCTGCTCTACAAGGAGCGGGAGCCGGGAACGTGGTACGAGCCGATGGCGGGCAACGTGGCGCGCAAGGAGGACTTCGCGCTGAACCAGTCGGCAATGGTAACCTGGGCGCCGAAGGAACTGGAAGCGGAGCTGGGGAGCTGCGAAGCCGTGCTGACGCTGGTGAAGGTCCCGACCGAGGATTCGATGGCCGAATGGGGTATCCCTGATGACAGTGGCAACACGATGATGATGGCGTACAACACCTACAAGTGCCCGCACCTCTGCTGCAAGCCTGTTTTCAAGGACGAGGGCATCGGCATCAGCGGAGATTCGTACGAGAATATGTTCCTCTGCCCGTGCCACCTGAGCCGCTTTGACCCGCTCTCGATTGTCGAGAACATCGATGAGAAAGGACGGCCGGTAATGGTCGCTGAACTGGTCGAGGGGCCGTCGCCATATGGGTTACCGATTGTGCCAATCATCGAACGTGACGGCGGACTGGTGGGGAGAACAGATAAGCTGGAATGGCTGAAATATTGTGGACAGGGATGAGAACTATAACAGCGGCTGCAACCGCCCTGGCGCTGCTCGCGCTGGCCGGGAGCGCCCGCGCCGAGACACCTCTGCTGGAGGAGTTCATGCGCGAGTACACCTTCCTGCTGATATTCCTCTCACTGGTCGGGGCGGTAGCCGGCTTCGTCTTCCTGTGGGCGACCGGGGCGCTGCCGCAGGTGCTGCTGCTGACCTGGGTCTGGCTCGATGAGCGGTTCGCATTACGGCGCTACGCCAGCCTGGCGCGGCGCGAATACTACTCGGTGGTCTTCACGCTGCTCCCGGCGAGCGGTCGCACCTTCCCGCAGTCGCACACCGAACGGTACAACGTCAAGGCGGTCTGGTACTGGTATCCCTTCTACTGCCTCGGCGGGCTCTCATTTCTGGCATTCATCATCCTGACGATTACCGGCATCTACCTCGGCTTTTACTATGTCCCTGACGGGGATTTTGTTGAGGACCCTGCGACCGGCGAGATGACTTCCGGCGCATATGAATCGATGGAGCTGATTATGACTGAGGTGAGTTTCGGCTACATCATGCGCGCGGTGCACCACTGGGCGGCGCACTTCATGGTCGCTGCGGTATTCCTGCACATGATGCGGGTCTACTTCGTGGGGGCGTACCGCAACCCGCGCGAGCTGAACTGGATACTCGGTTCAATCCTGCTGCTGGTGACCATTTTCTTCGGCTACACCGGCTACCTGCTGCCGTGGGACGAGCTGGGCTTCGCCGCCGGCTCAATCGGCCTCGAGATGGCGACCTCGATTCCGCAGATGGGGCCGCTGATAGCGCAAATCGTCTTCGGCGGGACACAGCTCACCGGCGCGACCGTGCTGCGGATGTACTGGCTGCACGTCTTCGTGCTGCCGGCGGTCGGCATCGCGCTGATGATACTGCACATGGCCATAGTCTGGATACAGGGGGAGGCGGAGCCGCACTAATGGACGATATCGAGACACTGATTAGTGAGTACCAGCAGGAACGGCAGGCCGATGATGCGGTGGAGCGCATCGGGCGCAAGACCGAGTTCACGGGTGAAACCCCGCGGCAGGCCCACTCGGCGCTTGAGGCGTCACACACCAAGGGCGAGCCGCTCTATCCACACGAATTGCTGCGCGACAGCGTGCTCACGCTCTATGTCACCTCGGCACTCTTTTTCCTGTCGGCTTTCGTCCCGCCGCCGCTGCACAAAGCGGCCGACCCGGCCGCCGCGACCGCTTTCCCGCCGCCGCTGCCTGACTGGTACCTACTCTGGGCGTTCGGCTGCCTGAAGGTGGCGTGGGATATCGAGTTCACGATTTTCGGCCACCACTTCTTCCTGATGACTGCCAAGGTGTGGGGAACGCTGGTGCAGGGGCTTATCGTGGGACTGGTCGTCGCGGTGCCATTCATCGACCGCGCTCTGGGATATCTCATCGACCCCGGGCCCAAAGAGGGAATTATGGACGTCCTGAACAGCGGCCACGCGCGACGACCCATCGAGGACCCCGTCCGCGCCGCAATCGGCGTCTGGGGCATTGCCTTCGTCGTGATGCTTTCCATCTACTCCATCAACGCCAACATCGCGCTCTACTACCCCGCCATCACGACATCCGTGCTGGCGCAGGTGACGCTGTGGGGGCCGCTCGCGTGCGGCGGGCTGACCTATCTCTGGCTCGACCGGCGCCGCGCCGAAGGGGCGCGGCCGCTCAGCGACGAGGAGCGCTTCGAGCTCTACCGCGACGGGATTGCCAGCCGCCGCATGCAGCGCATCTACGAGTTCAAGCTCAACCGCTGCTACCAGTGCGGCCTCTGC contains:
- a CDS encoding twin-arginine translocation signal domain-containing protein; amino-acid sequence: MAVTRRDFLKGALALAGSGLGGALAVPGLKTLLPPPVTHCNPDEVHDTLLYKEREPGTWYEPMAGNVARKEDFALNQSAMVTWAPKELEAELGSCEAVLTLVKVPTEDSMAEWGIPDDSGNTMMMAYNTYKCPHLCCKPVFKDEGIGISGDSYENMFLCPCHLSRFDPLSIVENIDEKGRPVMVAELVEGPSPYGLPIVPIIERDGGLVGRTDKLEWLKYCGQG
- a CDS encoding cytochrome b N-terminal domain-containing protein, translated to MRTITAAATALALLALAGSARAETPLLEEFMREYTFLLIFLSLVGAVAGFVFLWATGALPQVLLLTWVWLDERFALRRYASLARREYYSVVFTLLPASGRTFPQSHTERYNVKAVWYWYPFYCLGGLSFLAFIILTITGIYLGFYYVPDGDFVEDPATGEMTSGAYESMELIMTEVSFGYIMRAVHHWAAHFMVAAVFLHMMRVYFVGAYRNPRELNWILGSILLLVTIFFGYTGYLLPWDELGFAAGSIGLEMATSIPQMGPLIAQIVFGGTQLTGATVLRMYWLHVFVLPAVGIALMILHMAIVWIQGEAEPH
- a CDS encoding 4Fe-4S dicluster domain-containing protein, which produces MDDIETLISEYQQERQADDAVERIGRKTEFTGETPRQAHSALEASHTKGEPLYPHELLRDSVLTLYVTSALFFLSAFVPPPLHKAADPAAATAFPPPLPDWYLLWAFGCLKVAWDIEFTIFGHHFFLMTAKVWGTLVQGLIVGLVVAVPFIDRALGYLIDPGPKEGIMDVLNSGHARRPIEDPVRAAIGVWGIAFVVMLSIYSINANIALYYPAITTSVLAQVTLWGPLACGGLTYLWLDRRRAEGARPLSDEERFELYRDGIASRRMQRIYEFKLNRCYQCGLCDDICPVRTNEGEEELNIIFNTFQNEHDGVAKWSCITCGMCTAICPQNIEYVDYVLEQRAIALQGAAT